A window from Indicator indicator isolate 239-I01 chromosome 27, UM_Iind_1.1, whole genome shotgun sequence encodes these proteins:
- the CCN6 gene encoding cellular communication network factor 6: MRWLLFPTIFIFPCTQQFSHSPLKKPGEKPSGTSEVHQRKEVCHWPCRCPPVPTCTPGISLVKDGCGCCKVCAKQAGETCNEADICDPHKGLYCNYSEDEPRYETGVCAYLVAVGCELSGVYYLNGQTFQPNPLYKCLCISGAIGCTPVFTPRLAASPCVRLPGRKKPGQSICGPGQQKQLQSTNYRLMPAYRSLPLVLKQKCLVQATPWTPCSRTCGIGISSRVTNENRKCEMKKEKRLCFIQPCLTNVLKAIKIPKGKTCQPTFQLPTAEKLLFSGCSTTQSYKLTFCGVCSDKRCCIPNKSKMITVQFECPNEGSFKWKLMWITSCVCQRICSAPGDIFSELKVL; this comes from the exons ATGCGGTGGCTCCTTTTCCCCACCATCTTCATCTTCCCTTGTACACAACAG TTCTCCCACAGCCCACTAaagaagcctggagaaaaaccttcagggaCCAGTGAAGTCCACCAGCGCAAGGAGGTTTGTCACTGGCCATGCAGATGCCCACCGGTGCCAACCTGCACCCCTGGGATCAGCTTGGTGAAGGATGGTTGTGGCTGCTGCAAGGTCTGTGCCAAGCAGGCAGGAGAGACCTGCAATGAAGCTGACATCTGTGATCCCCACAAAGGGCTCTACTGCAACTACTCAGAAGATGAGCCTAGGTATGAAACAGGCGTGTGTGCAT ATCTGGTAGCCGTAGGCTGTGAGCTCAGTGGAGTTTATTATCTTAACGGGCAgaccttccaacctaaccccctCTATAAGTGCCTGTGTATCAGTGGTGCAATTGGATGCACACCTGTGTTCACACCAAGATTAGCAGCGAGTCCCTGCGTCAGGCTCCCGGGCAGAAAGAAGCCTGGACAATCCATCTGTGGCCCaggacagcagaagcagcttcaaTCAACAAACTACAGACTGATGCCAG CTTACAGAAGCTTACCTCTAGTTTTGAAGCAAAAGTGCCTAGTACAGGCAACTCCCTGGACACCCTGTTCCAGGACCTGTGGCATTGGCATATCCAGCAGAGTGACCAACgaaaacagaaaatgtgaaatgaaaaaggaaaagagattgTGCTTCATCCAGCCCTGTCTGACCAATGTACTGAAGGCAATAAAG attccaaaaggaaaaacatgTCAACCAACATTCCAGCTTCCTACAGCAGAGAAACTACTTTTTTCTGGATGCTCAACTACTCAAAGCTACAAACTAACTTTCTGTGGGGTGTGCTCAGACAAGAGGTGCTGCATACCTAACAAGTCCAAAATGATCACTGTACAGTTTGAGTGTCCCAATGAGGGCTCCTTTAAGTGGAAACTGATGTGGATAACATCATGTGTATGTCAAAGGATTTGCAGTGCTCCTGGAGATATATTTTCTGAACTCAAAGTTTTATAA